The Polyangium mundeleinium genome contains the following window.
GCGTCCTCGACGCGGGGGAATGGACGAGCTCCCTCGGAAAGAAAAAAGAGGAGGACGGCACGGAGAAGCTCGTGGCGACGACGCCGCCCTGGGTGTTCTGGCCCGAGTTCCTCCCGAAGGAGGTCAACGGAAAGATGGCGCTGGAGCTGCCGGACACCCAGCGGAAGGTCCTTTTCGAGCGGGTGAGCAGCCCGGCCCCTCGCCTGACGGCCGAGCCGAATCGACGGTGAATGAAGTCGCGAAGCGCTACCGAGCGCTTCACGCAGGGCTACGTACAGCTATGAAATGTTGTACGACGCCCGAACGAGCCCGCCGGTCTGGTCGCCCCCAGCGGCGAGCGCGAGCCCCAAGCCGCGCCCGGACCGGACGGGGAAACGGTTCCTTGCGCGGTATGGCGTAGCCGTCGCGGCTGTCGCCGTGGTGACGGCGATCCGGCTCGCGCTCGATCCCGTGCTCGGGGAGCATTCCCCCTTTTTGATCTTCACCCTGGCCGTCGTGGCAGCGGCCTGGTACGGCGGGCTGCGGGCGGCGCTCTTCGCCATGGCCTTGGCCGCCCTCTCGTCCGCCTTTTTCGTCGTGCCTCCGAAGTTCGTTCTCGTTCTCCCGACGACGTCGGCGCAGGCGCAATTCACGCTCTTCCTGTGCACCGCGACCGGCCTGAGTTACTTGATGGATTCGCTCCACCGCGCGCGCATCCGCGCCGAGGTCACAGAGCAAAAGGCGCGCGCGAGCGAGGAGTGGCTGCGCGTCACGCTCCGGAGCATCGGCGACGGGGTCATCGCCACGGACGAGGTCGGGCGTGTCGCATTCATGAACCCGTCCGCGGAACAACTCACGGGGTGGAGCGCCGCGGACGCCATCGACCGGCCGCTCGGCGACGTGTTCCGCATCGTGGGCGAGGCCGATCGAGACCCCATGGAAGACCCGGTCGCCCGGGTCTTGCGGGATGGATCGGTGGTTGGGCTCGCCAACCACACGGTGCTCGTCGCTCGTGATGACAAGGAATACCCCATTGCGGATTCGGGGGCCCCCATCCTGGACGATACGGGCCGGATCCGCGGGGTCGTGCTCGTGTTCCAGGACGGGACGGCCGAGCGAGAGGCCGCGCGGCGGCTCGCGGCGAGCGAAGCGGAGTTTCGGGAGGCCTTCGAGCGCGCCGGGGTCGGCGAGGCGCAGGTGGAGCTCTCGACCGGGCGATTCCTGCGCGTGAACCACATGCTCTCTGAAATCACGGGCTGCACGGCGGACGAGCTCACCCACATGACGTTCCCCGAGCTCACGCACCCGGACAACCGGACAGCCGATTGGAAGCGATTCCAGGCGGCCGTCCGGGGCGAGTGCCCCATGTTCGAGAGCGACACACGGTACATCCACAAAGACGGGCGGGAAATCCAGGTGCGGGTGACCGCGACCATCCTTCGCGACGCAGAGGGGGAGCCGCAGCGCGCCATGCTCGTCTTCCAGGACGTGACGGAGCGGGCCAAGGCCGAGGAGGCGCTGCGGGAAGGAAAAGCGCTCTTGCGGGCGGTCACCGACGCCACGAGCGACCTCATTTACGCGAAGGACCTCGCCGGTCGGCTCACGCTCGCAAACCCGGCCACGCTGCACGTCCTCGGGCGGACCGAGGAAGAAGCAATCGGGAACCGCGACGTCGATTTTGCCCCCCAACCCGAGCAGGGCCGCTGGATCGCCGAGATTGATCAGCGCGTCTTGACCACGGGCCGGGAAGTCAGGGAAGAGGAGGATTTCGGCCCGCCGGGCGCGGTCCGGACCTATTCGACGACGAAAGCCCCGCTCCGGGACGAGCACGGGGCCGTGGTGGGCCTGGTCGGCGTCTCGCGCGACATCACGGACCGAAAGCAGGCGGAGGAGGAGGTGCGCCGGCTCAATGCCGAGCTCGAGCTGCGGGTGGACGAACGCACCCGCGCGCTCTCCGAGGCAAACGCGGAGCTCGAGGCGTTCTCCTACACGATCGCCCACGACCTCCGGGCCCCCGTGCGCAACATGCATTCCCTCGCCGACGCGCTGGTCGAGGATCACGCGGAGGAGCTGTCCCCCGACGCCCGGGACTACACGCAGCGTATCGTGGCGGCCGCGGTTCGGATGGACGACCTCATCAAGGATTTGCTCGCGTACGCCCGGCTGGCCCGGGAGGCGATACGCCTCGATCCACTCGACTTGGATGCCGTGCTGACCGACGTTCTCGGGCAAATGCGGCCAGAGATTCGCGAGCGAGGGGCCGAGGTGAGCGTGGCGTGGCCGCTCGGCCGGGCGGTCGCCCAGCGGACGACGCTCGGGCAGGTGGTGACGAACCTGCTCGACAATGCCATCAAATTCGCGGAAGCGGGCAAGAAGGCCGTGGCGCACGTGCGCTCCGAGGACCGCGGCGACCGCGTCCGGCTCTGGGTCGAAGACAATGGCATCGGCGTCGAGCCCGAGCACCGGGAGCGCATTTTCCGGGTCTTCGAGCGTCTCCACGCGCAGGAAGCCTACCCGGGCACCGGCATCGGCCTTGCCATCGTGCGAAAAGGCGCCGAACGGATGGGCGGATCGTGCGGGGTCGAGGAGAACCCGGGCGGAGGGAGCCGGTTCTGGGTCGAGCTGCCGAAGCAGGAGAACACATGAACATCGAAGACCTCGGCGTGCTCGTGGTCGAGGACGATTCGACCGACGTGCTCATGATTCGCCGCGCCTTCAAGAAAGCGCAGCTCTTGAACCCGCTCCATTTCGTGGACAACGGCGACACGGCCCTCGATTACCTCTCCGGGCGGCCCCCGTACGACGATCGCAGGGAGCACCCGCTGCCGGCGCTCATCCTGCTCGACCTGAAGCTGCCGCGGCGCTCCGGGCTGGAGGTCCTGGAATGGCTGCGGAGCCAGCCGGGGCTCCGGCGGCTCCCGGTCGTCGTGCTGACGTCGTCGATGGAGAGCACCGACGTGCGCAAGGCGTACGACCTCGGGTGCAATTCATACCTGGTCAAACCCGTCAGCTTCGAGGGGCTGCTCGACGCGGTGAAGGCGCTCGGGGTCTACTGGCTGATCCTCAATCGGCGGGCGGACACGGAGGTCGCCTGAGCCTATGCGTTTTCTCGTCCTGGACGACAACCCGGACGACCGCCTCGTGGCCATCCGGCTCCTCACGCACGAATTTCCGGAACTCGAGACGGACGAGGTCTTCGATCGGGCCGGATTCGAACGAGCGCTCGCCCGGGGCGGGTACGACGCCGTCGTGACCGATTACATGATGCAATGGACGGACGGCATTCAGGTCCTCCAGCTCATCAAGAACCACTGGCCCGCGTGCCCGGTCGTCCTGTTCACGGGCAGCGGGAACGAGGAGGTGGCGGTCGAGGCCATGAAGGCCGGGGCCGACGATTACGTGGTCAAGAGCCCCCACCGAATCGGCCGGCTGCCGCTCGCCGTCCGGCACGCGATCGAGCGGTGCACGGCCAAGCGGCGGCTCGCCCAGGTCGAGACGCACCTCCAGCAGCTCACGGATGCGCTCGACGTCGGGGTGTTTCGAGCCACCCCCGAGGGGGAGCTCCTCTCGTGCAATCCGGCGTTTTTGCGGATCATCGGCCGGAGCACGATGGAGGAGGCCCGGGCGGGGAGCATCGAATGCCTCCTTTCGCCGCCCGGACAGGCGGACAAGGTCCGGGAGACCGAGCGCGGGCGCGCCATGGCGAAGCGGGAGATGGAGGTGCGCCGGCCGGACGGCTCGCGGGGTTGGGCGCGGGTGAGCGAGCGCGTGGGGGTCGAGGACGGCCGGACGGTGGTGGACGGGCTCGTGGAGGACATCAGCGAACGGAGAGCGCTGGAAGAGGGCCTCCGGGCGCGGACGCTGGAGCTCCAGCAAGCGGACCAGCGCAAGGACGAATTCCTCGCCATGCTCGCCCACGAGCTGCGCAATCCGCTGGCGCCGATCCTCAACGCGGCGACCGTCGTGCGATACAAGACGGCCTCGCTTTCGGACACGAGGGTGCGGGACGCCTGCATGATCATCGAGCGCCAGGTGATGACGTTGTCGCGGCTGGTCGACGACCTGCTCGACGCGTCGCGGGTGAGCCAGGGGAAGATCACGCTGCATCCCGCGATCATCGACCTCGGGGTGGCCGTGACGCAGGCCGTGGAAATGGTGCGTCCGCTCGTGGAGGCGCGGCGGCAGAAGCTCGTGGTGCAATTGCCTCCAGCGCCGGTGCGGGTGCGCGCGGATCTCACGCGGCTGACGCAGGTCTTCGCGAACCTGCTCAACAACGCGGCCAAGT
Protein-coding sequences here:
- a CDS encoding PAS domain S-box protein, with protein sequence MLYDARTSPPVWSPPAASASPKPRPDRTGKRFLARYGVAVAAVAVVTAIRLALDPVLGEHSPFLIFTLAVVAAAWYGGLRAALFAMALAALSSAFFVVPPKFVLVLPTTSAQAQFTLFLCTATGLSYLMDSLHRARIRAEVTEQKARASEEWLRVTLRSIGDGVIATDEVGRVAFMNPSAEQLTGWSAADAIDRPLGDVFRIVGEADRDPMEDPVARVLRDGSVVGLANHTVLVARDDKEYPIADSGAPILDDTGRIRGVVLVFQDGTAEREAARRLAASEAEFREAFERAGVGEAQVELSTGRFLRVNHMLSEITGCTADELTHMTFPELTHPDNRTADWKRFQAAVRGECPMFESDTRYIHKDGREIQVRVTATILRDAEGEPQRAMLVFQDVTERAKAEEALREGKALLRAVTDATSDLIYAKDLAGRLTLANPATLHVLGRTEEEAIGNRDVDFAPQPEQGRWIAEIDQRVLTTGREVREEEDFGPPGAVRTYSTTKAPLRDEHGAVVGLVGVSRDITDRKQAEEEVRRLNAELELRVDERTRALSEANAELEAFSYTIAHDLRAPVRNMHSLADALVEDHAEELSPDARDYTQRIVAAAVRMDDLIKDLLAYARLAREAIRLDPLDLDAVLTDVLGQMRPEIRERGAEVSVAWPLGRAVAQRTTLGQVVTNLLDNAIKFAEAGKKAVAHVRSEDRGDRVRLWVEDNGIGVEPEHRERIFRVFERLHAQEAYPGTGIGLAIVRKGAERMGGSCGVEENPGGGSRFWVELPKQENT
- a CDS encoding response regulator translates to MNIEDLGVLVVEDDSTDVLMIRRAFKKAQLLNPLHFVDNGDTALDYLSGRPPYDDRREHPLPALILLDLKLPRRSGLEVLEWLRSQPGLRRLPVVVLTSSMESTDVRKAYDLGCNSYLVKPVSFEGLLDAVKALGVYWLILNRRADTEVA
- a CDS encoding sensor histidine kinase, encoding MRFLVLDDNPDDRLVAIRLLTHEFPELETDEVFDRAGFERALARGGYDAVVTDYMMQWTDGIQVLQLIKNHWPACPVVLFTGSGNEEVAVEAMKAGADDYVVKSPHRIGRLPLAVRHAIERCTAKRRLAQVETHLQQLTDALDVGVFRATPEGELLSCNPAFLRIIGRSTMEEARAGSIECLLSPPGQADKVRETERGRAMAKREMEVRRPDGSRGWARVSERVGVEDGRTVVDGLVEDISERRALEEGLRARTLELQQADQRKDEFLAMLAHELRNPLAPILNAATVVRYKTASLSDTRVRDACMIIERQVMTLSRLVDDLLDASRVSQGKITLHPAIIDLGVAVTQAVEMVRPLVEARRQKLVVQLPPAPVRVRADLTRLTQVFANLLNNAAKFTPQGGQIGITATQNGEDVVVRVTDTGMGIHAALLPRIFDLFTQGDVSLDRAQGGLGVGLTLVKQLVEMHGGAVMAESAGVGQGSAFTVRLPASKAKAD